In Brassica rapa cultivar Chiifu-401-42 chromosome A06, CAAS_Brap_v3.01, whole genome shotgun sequence, a single window of DNA contains:
- the LOC103827542 gene encoding cyclin-J18 isoform X3 yields MSTEIAHLRRRLVEFTIQCTTHLELPPIVKYSALSLFFDRFRPSVVRFLQKKKKAEHWLLQPLTESNLQLFVLVSIWISCKMHCSRGLSVQSLKSLGDKMITEQLFTVRDFMEAELVFLKQVMKFEIGTLNIAYTLLDDLFIHFKEVAKVGELLNFEACMDMMDLLYEKEETSVLYHSSTSLAASILVSSYIITVPKQQCEFPILPWASRKRRIHCCSHFKSSSSFPLDPDIV; encoded by the exons ATGTCTACAGAGATCGCTCATCTGCGACGGAGGTTGGTCGAGTTCACGATTCAGTGTACCACT CATCTCGAACTTCCTCCGATCGTTAAATACTCAGCACTATCGCTCTTCTTCGATCGGTTTCGTCCGTCTGTTGTCAG GTTcttacagaagaagaagaaagcagaACACTGGCTGTTGCAACCGTTGACTGAAAGCAATCTGCAGCTGTTTGTGTTAGTCTCCATATGGATCTCGTGCAAA ATGCACTGTTCCCGAGGTTTATCGGTTCAAAGTCTGAAATCCTTGGGTGATAAGATGATCACAGAGCAGCTCTTCACGGTTCGGGATTTCATGGAAGCA GAACTAGTTTTTCTGAAG CAGGTGATGAAATTTGAGATTGGCACTTTAAATATAGCTTATACCCTGCTTGATGACCTTTTTATCCATTTCAA GGAAGTTGCAAAGGTTGGAGAACTTTTGAACTTCGAAGCATGTATGGATATGATGGATCTTCTTTACGAGAAGGAGGAGACGTCCGTTCTCTACCATTCTTCCACATCTTTGGCCGCGTCcatttta GTCTCTTCTTACATAATAACCGTGCCTAAACAGCAGTGCGAGTTCCCTATTCTCCCATGGG CATCACGCAAAAGAAGAATACATTGTTGTTCCCACTTCAAGTCTTCTTCATCTTTCCCTTTAGACCCGGACATTGTATGA
- the LOC103827542 gene encoding cyclin-J18 isoform X4: MSTEIAHLRRRLVEFTIQCTTHLELPPIVKYSALSLFFDRFRPSVVRFLQKKKKAEHWLLQPLTESNLQLFVLVSIWISCKMHCSRGLSVQSLKSLGDKMITEQLFTVRDFMEAELVFLKQVMKFEIGTLNIAYTLLDDLFIHFKEVAKVGELLNFEACMDMMDLLYEKEETSVLYHSSTSLAASILVSLFLHNNRA; encoded by the exons ATGTCTACAGAGATCGCTCATCTGCGACGGAGGTTGGTCGAGTTCACGATTCAGTGTACCACT CATCTCGAACTTCCTCCGATCGTTAAATACTCAGCACTATCGCTCTTCTTCGATCGGTTTCGTCCGTCTGTTGTCAG GTTcttacagaagaagaagaaagcagaACACTGGCTGTTGCAACCGTTGACTGAAAGCAATCTGCAGCTGTTTGTGTTAGTCTCCATATGGATCTCGTGCAAA ATGCACTGTTCCCGAGGTTTATCGGTTCAAAGTCTGAAATCCTTGGGTGATAAGATGATCACAGAGCAGCTCTTCACGGTTCGGGATTTCATGGAAGCA GAACTAGTTTTTCTGAAG CAGGTGATGAAATTTGAGATTGGCACTTTAAATATAGCTTATACCCTGCTTGATGACCTTTTTATCCATTTCAA GGAAGTTGCAAAGGTTGGAGAACTTTTGAACTTCGAAGCATGTATGGATATGATGGATCTTCTTTACGAGAAGGAGGAGACGTCCGTTCTCTACCATTCTTCCACATCTTTGGCCGCGTCcattttagtta GTCTCTTCTTACATAATAACCGTGCCTAA
- the LOC103827543 gene encoding purple acid phosphatase 8 isoform X1: MDTMRDKPIKFSSSVFCLIILLSVYNSRAELRRLVQPPKSDGTLSFLVVGDWGRRGSYNQSQVARQMGKTGMNLNIDFVISTGDNFYDDGITSPYDCQFQDSFTNIYTAPSLQKPWYNVLGNHDYRGNVDAQISPILKDLDCRWVCLRSYVVNADIVDIFFIDTTPFVDKYFDEPKDHVYDWSGVLPRNKYLNNLLADLDVSFQESVAKWKVVVGHHTIKSAGHHGITKELEKQLLPILEANEVDLYINGHDHCLEHISSINSGIQFMTSGGGSKAWKGDVNEWNPQEMRFYYDGQGFMSVYLSEAELRVAFYDGFGRVLHRWNTYKKGIYTDI; encoded by the exons ATGGATACCATGAGAGATAAGCCCATAAAATTCTCATCTTCTGTTTTCtgtttgatcattttattaTCGGTGTATAACTCTAGGGCGGAGCTACGACGGTTGGTTCAACCACCAAAATCCGATGGTACACTCAGTTTTCTCGTTGTCGGCGACTGGGGAAGAAGAGGTTCTTATAATCAGTCTCAAGTAGCTCGTCAG ATGGGAAAAACAGGAATGAATTTAAATATCGATTTCGTCATTTCGACTGGAGATAACTTTTACGATGACGGAATAACAAGTCCATATGATTGTCAATTTCAAGATTCTTTTACCAATATTTACACAGCACCCAGCTTACAAAAGCCATGGTATAATG TATTAGGAAATCATGATTATAGAGGTAACGTCGATGCACAAATCAGCCCGATACTGAAGGATTTGGACTGTCGATGGGTTTGTTTAAGATCTTACGTTGTTAATGCCG ATATCGTCGATATTTTCTTCATAGACACAACACCGTTCgtagataaatattttgatgaaCCAAAGGACCATGTTTATGATTGGAGCGGCGTATTACCAAGAAACAAGTATCTTAACAATCTCTTAGCG GATCTCGATGTGTCATTTCAAGAATCAGTGGCGAAATGGAAAGTAGTAGTAGGTCACCACACAATCAAAAGTGCAGGTCATCACGGTATCACGAAAGAGCTTGAAAAACAACTTTTACCTATCCTTGAG GCTAATGAAGTGGATCTCTACATAAACGGGCATGATCATTGCTTGGAGCACATAAGCAGCATTAACAG TGGAATACAATTTATGACAAGTGGCGGTGGGTCCAAGGCGTGGAAAGGGGATGTGAATGAGTGGAACCCGCAAGAGATGAGGTTTTACTACGATGGACAAGGTTTCATGTCGGTTTATCTATCGGAAGCAGAACTGCGTGTAGCTTTTTACGATGGATTCGGTCGCGTTCTGCATCGATGGAACACTTATAAGAAGGGGATTTATACTGATATCTAA
- the LOC103827543 gene encoding purple acid phosphatase 8 isoform X2 produces MSFLLKLHKMGKTGMNLNIDFVISTGDNFYDDGITSPYDCQFQDSFTNIYTAPSLQKPWYNVLGNHDYRGNVDAQISPILKDLDCRWVCLRSYVVNADIVDIFFIDTTPFVDKYFDEPKDHVYDWSGVLPRNKYLNNLLADLDVSFQESVAKWKVVVGHHTIKSAGHHGITKELEKQLLPILEANEVDLYINGHDHCLEHISSINSGIQFMTSGGGSKAWKGDVNEWNPQEMRFYYDGQGFMSVYLSEAELRVAFYDGFGRVLHRWNTYKKGIYTDI; encoded by the exons ATGAGCTTCCTATTAAAACTGCATAAG ATGGGAAAAACAGGAATGAATTTAAATATCGATTTCGTCATTTCGACTGGAGATAACTTTTACGATGACGGAATAACAAGTCCATATGATTGTCAATTTCAAGATTCTTTTACCAATATTTACACAGCACCCAGCTTACAAAAGCCATGGTATAATG TATTAGGAAATCATGATTATAGAGGTAACGTCGATGCACAAATCAGCCCGATACTGAAGGATTTGGACTGTCGATGGGTTTGTTTAAGATCTTACGTTGTTAATGCCG ATATCGTCGATATTTTCTTCATAGACACAACACCGTTCgtagataaatattttgatgaaCCAAAGGACCATGTTTATGATTGGAGCGGCGTATTACCAAGAAACAAGTATCTTAACAATCTCTTAGCG GATCTCGATGTGTCATTTCAAGAATCAGTGGCGAAATGGAAAGTAGTAGTAGGTCACCACACAATCAAAAGTGCAGGTCATCACGGTATCACGAAAGAGCTTGAAAAACAACTTTTACCTATCCTTGAG GCTAATGAAGTGGATCTCTACATAAACGGGCATGATCATTGCTTGGAGCACATAAGCAGCATTAACAG TGGAATACAATTTATGACAAGTGGCGGTGGGTCCAAGGCGTGGAAAGGGGATGTGAATGAGTGGAACCCGCAAGAGATGAGGTTTTACTACGATGGACAAGGTTTCATGTCGGTTTATCTATCGGAAGCAGAACTGCGTGTAGCTTTTTACGATGGATTCGGTCGCGTTCTGCATCGATGGAACACTTATAAGAAGGGGATTTATACTGATATCTAA
- the LOC103827543 gene encoding purple acid phosphatase 8 isoform X3 translates to MGKTGMNLNIDFVISTGDNFYDDGITSPYDCQFQDSFTNIYTAPSLQKPWYNVLGNHDYRGNVDAQISPILKDLDCRWVCLRSYVVNADIVDIFFIDTTPFVDKYFDEPKDHVYDWSGVLPRNKYLNNLLADLDVSFQESVAKWKVVVGHHTIKSAGHHGITKELEKQLLPILEANEVDLYINGHDHCLEHISSINSGIQFMTSGGGSKAWKGDVNEWNPQEMRFYYDGQGFMSVYLSEAELRVAFYDGFGRVLHRWNTYKKGIYTDI, encoded by the exons ATGGGAAAAACAGGAATGAATTTAAATATCGATTTCGTCATTTCGACTGGAGATAACTTTTACGATGACGGAATAACAAGTCCATATGATTGTCAATTTCAAGATTCTTTTACCAATATTTACACAGCACCCAGCTTACAAAAGCCATGGTATAATG TATTAGGAAATCATGATTATAGAGGTAACGTCGATGCACAAATCAGCCCGATACTGAAGGATTTGGACTGTCGATGGGTTTGTTTAAGATCTTACGTTGTTAATGCCG ATATCGTCGATATTTTCTTCATAGACACAACACCGTTCgtagataaatattttgatgaaCCAAAGGACCATGTTTATGATTGGAGCGGCGTATTACCAAGAAACAAGTATCTTAACAATCTCTTAGCG GATCTCGATGTGTCATTTCAAGAATCAGTGGCGAAATGGAAAGTAGTAGTAGGTCACCACACAATCAAAAGTGCAGGTCATCACGGTATCACGAAAGAGCTTGAAAAACAACTTTTACCTATCCTTGAG GCTAATGAAGTGGATCTCTACATAAACGGGCATGATCATTGCTTGGAGCACATAAGCAGCATTAACAG TGGAATACAATTTATGACAAGTGGCGGTGGGTCCAAGGCGTGGAAAGGGGATGTGAATGAGTGGAACCCGCAAGAGATGAGGTTTTACTACGATGGACAAGGTTTCATGTCGGTTTATCTATCGGAAGCAGAACTGCGTGTAGCTTTTTACGATGGATTCGGTCGCGTTCTGCATCGATGGAACACTTATAAGAAGGGGATTTATACTGATATCTAA